A stretch of the Porites lutea chromosome 12, jaPorLute2.1, whole genome shotgun sequence genome encodes the following:
- the LOC140954040 gene encoding sodium leak channel NALCN-like — translation MEARGQSAVQVESDHHSSSTSLWPPRQAYAESLGSDDEENEDISRTWWVKTWWFQRLVQVCAVVSLISTAMNSPETFKASHHGLNYLTLILDIVVAVVFTTEMIAQVNMWGLWKKQKAYFKRPQCIFNASMLLLILLSIVLQIVELSGGFSPERIHDYAGFSVPRAPRALIIIRFFNVLITINMPKSVARRCKRQIWAVTLFLLYFMAFGSIIGVQLFGRKNFYCVKSSTDLNNVTYNDILLTDHRCNNASGVEGYFCPSGFNCVHVDFNQMGKAADKDYFGNFLHSILTVYESSTQEGWVLVMYRMMDFRWRALVVVYFVLLIFFVAWLVKNVFIAVVSETFADVRSLYMYARKSSKRTSARLASQVIKDGGTGWHLVSVDHEAAKGHAPLLVRQIVHSVYFKYTMWFLVLVDALVQASSPYYWRRYAQFGFTIIFDLEVLLKITCMGFRPFLVSRMQLTEFVLAVGSTVFALPILITEKAVFLAVFNVMRVVRLVGAVPTLQEFCEKIFGTGKKLGSAIVFTLLFVMVSSVISMQFFLTLDPKNFGTFMRAVQSMFQIITQEGWVEILDDLVHQSENWGAKFFVVIVILAVHLFSSLIIMSVFVAVILDNLELDEEVKIMKQKKMGGDSRDYTEALPRRLRVFERFRDDPRLVKMSRIKMASDFATPKIRDSFMKKFIDCTNLDFPMSDDPRLHIGDNSQLRRRRTAIPVKLLNSTISEVDKLSKFVRKQSSITALINDSNRQRSHALLSPTEISSRGAVPGGNKQVTAATNKVFRSASRRFRNRQPQSPRPAPQGGVKQVMRMASQATGLHSQINQDDNSNIGRDFDIQWVRVKREEAQRKREAQEEKLRENHPYFDQPLFSLQRDSWLRQFLQNIVSARYTIPPGHRERASRNHIFTLERLYKCLASQTYLEWFMIFVTVMSCMAMMFETPVKRTFVRFWTEVIEYIFVVAMSLELGMRILANGLFFTPKAVIQNFGGLLDVFIYFVALAYVAWQPQSIPARSGAQVLMVLRCLRPLRIVTLVPKMQKVILELVGGYKEILKVSAVQFMLMFIFASYGVQVFSGKFGSCNDQTIKERSKCKGTFEIDIAPPRELRDLQGSSRITVPRVWKKPRNFDFDNVLHAFLALFEVLSLEGWLEVRDVIKAVVAPEYSIYVHIYVLLGSMIGLTLFVGVIVMNFKANKGIALLTVDQRRWQDLKKRLRLAQPLHLARRPDSEGIRSFLFDTTQSKIYKRIIIFLVVVDCVTLTIVQWTSEDNLRLRDGLTSTAAACSLLFVVDMLLKIVAFTFPGYWQSRRNRFDMFLTSLGVLWVTLNFALKGSGDPYTGTTVFGMVIILFRFLTLSGRHDTLKMLMLTVVMSLVKSFFIIAVLIVIMISYSLAGVILFGTVKYGEALNRHANFQTSFNAMILLFRITTGEDWNKIMHDCMLSEPYCTENESTPNFWQTDCGNSAAALIYFMTFYVIVTFVFLNLFIAVIIENFSLFYSSDEDSLISNNDLRDFQLTWNLVDKYRKGVLTVRQAKLVLRLLKGRLEVDSGSLLFKHMCYEIEKLRNGGEVSFHDVIGVLAYRSVDISRSLQLEELLEREELEYQIEEEVAIQTIRDWFINLRRKRAERDWIRHLEQGGIPLAGGIQFSDNKSPGASSVESMENSANEEQDRDTEAERENREHDSSEDDRDDFSLTSPSKVPSILLSAPSKRKKSERKISPAQKSSVTFPDELSMSGKRRSLPDAVAAPRARKKSVPEMKEFAGDVRDWWTSQLGDSEGV, via the coding sequence ATGGAGGCAAGAGGACAGTCGGCTGTTCAGGTTGAATCTGACCATCATTCTTCTTCAACATCTTTATGGCCGCCTCGCCAAGCATACGCCGAATCTTTGGGATCAGATGACGAAGAAAATGAGGATATATCGCGAACGTGGTGGGTGAAAACTTGGTGGTTTCAACGACTCGTTCAAGTTTGTGCTGTTGTGAGTTTGATATCAACCGCAATGAATTCACCTGAGACGTTTAAAGCATCGCATCATGGACTGAATTACCTAACTCTGATACTTGACATTGTGGTTGCAGTCGTTTTCACCACTGAAATGATAGCACAAGTCAACATGTGGGGGCTATGGAAAAAACAGAAGGCATACTTCAAGCGACCACAGTGTATATTTAATGCGAGTATGCTTCTTCTAATATTGCTCTCAATCGTTTTGCAAATTGTGGAATTATCTGGCGGTTTTTCTCCAGAACGCATACACGATTACGCTGGTTTCTCTGTTCCTAGAGCTCCAAGAGCTCTCATTATAATACGATTTTTTAATGTACTTATAACTATAAACATGCCGAAGTCGGTCGCGCGCCGGTGTAAGCGACAAATCTGGGCtgtgacattgtttttgttatatttcatgGCGTTCGGATCAATAATTGGTGTTCAGTTATTCGGGCGCAAAAACTTTTACTGCGTTAAAAGCAGCACTGATTTAAATAACGTAACCTACAATGATATCTTGCTTACCGATCACAGGTGCAATAACGCAAGTGGCGTCGAAGGATATTTTTGCCCTAGCGGATTTAACTGTGTTCATGTGGATTTCAATCAGATGGGCAAAGCGGCGGATAAAGATTATTTTGGAAACTTTCTGCATAGTATTTTAACTGTGTATGAGAGTTCTACGCAAGAAGGCTGGGTGCTTGTGATGTATCGAATGATGGATTTTCGATGGCGTGCCCTGGTCGTTGTGTACTTCGTGTTGCTAATTTTCTTCGTCGCTTGGTTAGTCAAGAACGTCTTCATCGCTGTCGTCTCGGAAACCTTCGCTGATGTTCGGAGCCTGTACATGTATGCTCGGAAATCATCGAAACGAACTTCGGCTCGGCTCGCTTCTCAAGTCATCAAAGACGGTGGAACCGGATGGCATCTTGTCTCGGTGGATCACGAAGCTGCCAAAGGCCATGCCCCCTTGCTTGTTCGACAAATTGTTCATTCGGTTTACTTCAAGTATACAATGTGGTTCCTCGTTTTAGTTGACGCTCTTGTACAGGCAAGCTCTCCATACTACTGGCGGAGATACGCCCAGTTTGGCTTCACCATAATATTCGACTTGGAAGTTCTCTTGAAGATCACTTGCATGGGATTTCGACCGTTCCTTGTCAGCCGTATGCAGCTCACAGAATTTGTGCTGGCTGTTGGAAGTACTGTGTTTGCTCTGCCGATCCTGATCACAGAAAAAGCCGTTTTCTTAGCAGTTTTCAACGTGATGAGGGTCGTTCGTCTAGTCGGAGCAGTTCCTACGCTCCAAGAATTCTGTGAGAAAATTTTCGGAACTGGTAAGAAACTGGGAAGCGCGATCGTGTTCACTCTTTTGTTTGTGATGGTTTCCTCAGTTATAAGCATGCAATTTTTTCTGACATTGGACCCGAAAAATTTTGGTACCTTCATGCGAGCTGTTCAGTCTATGTTCCAAATTATTACCCAGGAAGGATGGGTTGAAATTTTGGACGATTTAGTTCATCAGTCAGAGAACTGGGGCGCCAAATTCTTTGTTGTCATAGTCATCCTAGCTGTTCATCTATTTTCTTCTCTAATCATCATGAGCGTATTTGTCGCAGTTATCCTGGACAATTTAGAACTTGATGAAGAAGTCAAAAtcatgaaacaaaagaagatgGGCGGTGACTCGAGAGATTACACCGAAGCTCTGCCGAGACGCCTTCGTGTCTTCGAGCGTTTCCGTGACGACCCGCGATTGGTGAAAATGAGTCGCATTAAAATGGCTTCGGATTTCGCCACTCCGAAGATTCGTGATAGTTTCATGAAAAAGTTTATTGACTGTACAAATTTGGACTTTCCCATGAGCGACGACCCAAGACTTCACATTGGAGATAATTCACAGCTAAGAAGGCGGCGGACTGCAATTCCAGTTAAACTCTTGAACTCAACAATCTCCGAAGTGGATAAGCTTTCAAAGTTTGTCAGAAAACAGTCCAGTATCACAGCTCTCATCAATGACTCAAATCGCCAGAGATCCCATGCGCTGCTGTCGCCAACCGAAATTTCTTCGCGAGGTGCCGTCCCCGGCGGAAACAAGCAGGTAACTGCAGCGACTAATAAAGTTTTCCGATCAGCCTCGAGGCGTTTCCGAAATCGCCAACCGCAGTCTCCGAGGCCAGCCCCCCAGGGCGGAGTGAAGCAGGTGATGAGAATGGCGAGTCAGGCGACCGGGCTTCACTCACAGATAAATCAAGATGACAACAGTAACATTGGCAGAGATTTTGATATTCAGTGGGTTCGGGTCAAAAGAGAAGAAGCTCAGAGAAAGAGAGAAGCTCAAGAAGAGAAATTACGCGAAAACCATCCATACTTTGACCAGCCGCTTTTCTCTCTACAGCGCGACTCATGGCTGAGACAGTTTCTCCAAAACATAGTGAGCGCACGTTACACAATTCCACCCGGGCACAGAGAGCGCGCGTCACGCAATCATATCTTTACGTTGGAACGTCTCTACAAGTGTTTAGCTTCACAGACGTACTTAGAATGGTTCATGATTTTTGTCACAGTGATGTCCTGCATGGCTATGATGTTTGAGACACCAGTCAAACGAACCTTCGTCAGATTTTGGACGGAAGTGATCGAATACATTTTCGTTGTTGCAATGAGCTTAGAGCTTGGCATGCGTATTCTTGCCAACGGTTTGTTTTTTACTCCCAAAGCTGTCATCCAGAACTTTGGTGGCTTGCTCGACGTATTTATCTACTTTGTTGCCCTTGCTTACGTTGCCTGGCAACCACAGTCCATACCCGCCCGTTCGGGAGCTCAAGTGTTGATGGTATTAAGGTGCCTTCGACCCTTGAGGATCGTCACTTTGGTCCCAAAGATGCAAAAAGTGATCCTAGAACTTGTTGGTGGCTATAAGGAAATCCTCAAAGTAAGCGCTGTACAGTTCATGCTCATGTTTATTTTTGCTAGCTATGGAGTCCAAGTGTTTTCTGGCAAGTTTGGAAGCTGCAATGATCAAACAATCAAGGAAAGATCTAAGTGCAAAGGGACTTTTGAGATCGACATAGCACCTCCCCGTGAGTTGCGTGACTTGCAAGGCAGTTCAAGGATTACCGTCCCGCGTgtgtggaagaagccaagaaattTCGACTTTGACAACGTGCTGCACGCATTTTTAGCCCTGTTTGAGGTTCTCTCGTTGGAAGGGTGGCTGGAAGTTCGGGATGTGATTAAAGCAGTCGTTGCACCGGAATACAGTATCTATGTTCACATCTACGTACTCTTAGGAAGCATGATCGGCTTGACTCTCTTCGTGGGCGTGATTGTCATGAATTTCAAAGCGAACAAAGGCATTGCGTTACTTACTGTGGATCAGCGACGCTGGCAAGATCTCAAGAAACGTCTTCGACTTGCTCAGCCTCTGCATCTCGCGCGCAGACCAGACAGCGAAGGAATCCGTTCTTTTCTCTTCGACACAACGCAGTCAAAGATTTACAAACGCATTATCATTTTCCTGGTCGTTGTTGATTGCGTTACACTTACGATCGTCCAGTGGACGTCTGAGGATAACCTGCGATTGCGTGACGGACTCACAAGCACGGCTGCTGCGTGCTCGCTGTTGTTTGTTGTCGATATGCTGTTGAAAATTGTCGCGTTCACTTTCCCAGGATATTGGCAGAGCCGGCGGAACCGGTTTGACATGTTTCTAACCAGTCTTGGAGTACTCTGGGTGACtttaaattttgctttaaaaggaAGCGGGGATCCATATACCGGGACAACAGTGTTTGGAATGGTTATTATCCTTTTCCGTTTCCTAACTCTCTCCGGTAGACATGACACTCTCAAGATGCTGATGTTAACAGTGGTCATGTCTCTAGTGAAGAGTTTCTTCATCATAGCGGTACTTATAGTAATAATGATTAGTTATTCTTTAGCAGGCGTGATCTTGTTCGGTACTGTGAAGTACGGCGAAGCGTTAAATCGTCACGCGAACTTCCAGACAAGCTTCAATGCTATGATCCTGCTATTCCGTATTACAACCGGGGAGGACTGGAACAAGATTATGCACGATTGCATGCTGTCTGAACCATACTGCACGGAAAACGAGTCCACGCCCAATTTCTGGCAAACTGACTGCGGGAATAGCGCTGCAGCGCTGATATATTTCATGACGTTTTATGTCATCGTAACGTTTGTTTTCTTAAACCTTTTTATCGCCGTAATCATCGAGAACTTCTCCCTATTTTATTCCAGCGATGAAGATTCGCTGATTAGCAACAACGACTTAAGAGACTTTCAGCTTACTTGGAACTTAGTAGACAAGTATCGAAAAGGAGTTTTGACTGTAAGACAAGCGAAACTTGTTCTGCGCTTACTTAAAGGTCGCTTAGAAGTGGACAGTGGTTCGTTGTTATTCAAGCACATGTGCTACGAAATTGAAAAGCTCCGAAACGGAGGCGAAGTGTCTTTTCATGATGTGATTGGCGTGTTGGCTTACCGCTCTGTCGACATCAGCCGAAGTTTGCAGTTGGAAGAATTGCTGGAGCGCGAAGAACTGGAATATCAAATTGAAGAGGAAGTAGCGATTCAAACTATTCGTGATTGGTTTATTAATCTGCGTCGAAAGCGTGCCGAGCGGGATTGGATACGACATTTGGAGCAAGGCGGTATCCCATTGGCGGGCGGAATCCAGTTTTCCGACAACAAAAGTCCGGGCGCTTCGAGCGTGGAAAGCATGGAAAATTCCGCCAATGAGGAGCAAGATCGTGACACTGAAGCCGAGCGTGAAAATCGTGAACACGACAGCAGTGAAGATGATCGTGACGACTTTTCATTAACTTCTCCTTCGAAGGTACCGTCCATCTTGCTTTCTGCTCCGTCAAAGCGCAAGAAATCGGAACGCAAAATTTCTCCTGCTCAGAAAAGTTCTGTTACGTTTCCGGACGAGCTATCGATGTCAGGGAAACGACGAAGTTTACCAGACGCTGTGGCTGCACCTCGCGCGCGGAAGAAAAGCGTCCCTGAAATGAAGGAGTTTGCGGGAGACGTGCGTGATTGGTGGACAAGTCAGCTGGGTGACTCTGAAGGAGTTTAA